One window from the genome of Natrialba magadii ATCC 43099 encodes:
- a CDS encoding RNA-guided endonuclease TnpB family protein, with protein sequence MQSSKLTQSLSFGLDIHTGSGDDLQTGCIEARRIRNEANRLDRAGWDWGDIKSTVVDNADHVNNTTQLIVDKALGEIETYHDNKDDGWGRPYPYIDESYPMVMNHSEGYRLFPEDDGTVRFRITATRGTHVKGELRGNPDHFDRLQIAFNDEEWRVGTAEVVHKHNEWRLHVTVTHETHRVASKNDADTIVGVDVNEDCIALAAMSRNGGVKQSVVFEYPSVKEQRHEFFTKRKRIQKAGQTAFETAVKTEERDYVHDCLHKVSRQVVDWVSQFTDPVIVFEDLKDMRESIDYGTRMNRRLHSLPFATLQEMVSYKAAWEGVSSDVVDPEYTSQRCPRTECQHTDRANRQKKRFKCKRCEFQDHADRKAAVCVVQNWLDEQYGNVLSLETLPHVRTVRRAASGAGGGPDSHGHDLCSGVDRHGTSAQPGMGAREELKSVASAVQD encoded by the coding sequence GTGCAGTCGTCCAAACTCACCCAATCACTGTCGTTCGGACTAGACATCCACACGGGGAGTGGGGACGACCTGCAAACGGGCTGTATTGAGGCCCGCCGCATCCGCAACGAAGCCAATCGACTCGACCGAGCCGGTTGGGATTGGGGCGACATTAAATCGACTGTCGTTGATAACGCCGATCACGTCAACAACACCACCCAACTCATCGTTGACAAGGCACTCGGTGAAATCGAGACCTATCACGACAACAAAGATGACGGATGGGGTCGACCTTACCCATACATCGACGAGTCGTACCCGATGGTGATGAACCACAGCGAAGGCTATCGCCTGTTCCCCGAAGACGACGGGACGGTTCGGTTCCGTATCACTGCCACAAGAGGCACGCACGTCAAAGGCGAACTCCGTGGCAACCCCGACCACTTCGACAGACTCCAAATCGCATTCAACGACGAAGAATGGCGGGTTGGAACCGCTGAAGTCGTTCACAAACACAATGAGTGGCGACTCCACGTAACAGTCACCCACGAGACTCATCGCGTCGCCAGCAAGAACGACGCGGACACAATTGTTGGCGTGGATGTGAACGAGGACTGTATTGCCCTTGCTGCAATGAGTCGGAACGGTGGGGTGAAACAGTCGGTGGTGTTCGAGTATCCGTCAGTGAAAGAACAGCGACACGAGTTTTTCACCAAGCGCAAGCGGATACAGAAAGCCGGGCAGACTGCGTTCGAGACGGCCGTGAAGACTGAGGAACGGGACTACGTTCACGATTGCCTACACAAAGTATCGCGGCAGGTAGTTGACTGGGTCTCGCAATTTACCGACCCGGTGATCGTCTTTGAAGACCTCAAAGACATGCGAGAGTCCATCGACTACGGAACGCGAATGAACCGTCGGCTACACTCACTGCCGTTCGCAACTCTCCAAGAGATGGTATCGTACAAAGCTGCGTGGGAAGGGGTTTCTTCAGATGTGGTTGACCCCGAATACACGAGTCAGCGATGCCCACGGACGGAGTGCCAGCACACAGACCGAGCGAATCGACAGAAGAAGCGATTCAAATGCAAACGGTGTGAGTTCCAAGACCACGCTGATCGGAAGGCGGCGGTATGCGTTGTGCAGAATTGGTTAGACGAACAGTATGGAAATGTGCTGTCTCTCGAAACCCTTCCACACGTTCGGACGGTGAGACGGGCGGCATCGGGGGCTGGTGGAGGCCCCGACTCTCACGGACACGATTTGTGTTCGGGTGTTGACCGACACGGGACGTCGGCGCAACCAGGGATGGGAGCGCGAGAGGAATTAAAGTCCGTTGCGTCAGCAGTGCAGGACTAA
- a CDS encoding DUF7344 domain-containing protein, with protein sequence MSSVDTSLPDELASSVSDEETEDQLSKDVIFELLKNRRRREVLTYLLEADETVTLGELAEQIAAWENDTSVNALSSDQRKRVYVALYQTHLPKMDDAGIVEYDQDRGLISLSDNADLLMMYLDTDSHRQDRWDRWYASLSVGGGVLIGAALLGVPGLASLPTLALAGSVVLAFFVLSLAHAATNREHERNVDGKLSRIE encoded by the coding sequence ATGTCTTCCGTCGATACCTCACTCCCGGACGAACTCGCCTCCTCCGTGAGCGATGAGGAAACTGAGGATCAGCTGTCGAAAGACGTTATTTTTGAGCTCCTGAAGAACCGCCGTCGGCGCGAAGTACTGACGTACTTACTCGAGGCCGACGAGACTGTCACCCTCGGCGAACTCGCCGAGCAGATTGCTGCCTGGGAGAACGATACCAGCGTCAATGCGCTCAGTTCTGATCAACGAAAGCGCGTCTATGTTGCCCTCTACCAGACCCATCTTCCCAAGATGGACGACGCTGGAATCGTCGAGTACGACCAGGACCGCGGGCTGATATCGCTGTCGGACAACGCTGACCTGTTGATGATGTATCTCGATACGGATTCACATCGACAGGATCGCTGGGACCGCTGGTACGCGAGTCTCAGTGTCGGCGGCGGCGTGCTCATTGGTGCAGCATTGCTCGGTGTTCCCGGTCTCGCTTCCCTCCCGACGCTTGCACTCGCGGGTAGCGTCGTACTCGCATTTTTCGTTCTCTCGCTGGCTCACGCCGCGACGAATCGCGAGCACGAGCGAAACGTCGATGGCAAACTCTCACGCATCGAGTGA
- a CDS encoding transcription initiation factor IIB, translated as MTQSIIDHTRSEVQESEPGLCPDCETDTIVHDPDRGERVCGECGLVLTEDPIDYGPEWRAFNAQEHDELSRVGAPLTQSMHDRGLTTTIDWRNKDANGRSMSADKHGQLHRLRVWQERIRTKNAGERNLKYALSEIDRMVSALGVPKPVKETASVIYRRALEQDLIRGRSIEGVATSALYTACRKEGIPRSLEEVTSVSRVDQREIGRTYRYIADELDINLEPTNPRQFVPRFCSELDVSKEVETRAVEIIDQTTDLGLHSGKSPTGFAAAAIYAAGLLCDETIPQRAVADTAQTTVVTVRNRYREQLDAIDQSPVT; from the coding sequence ATGACGCAGTCCATCATCGACCACACCAGAAGCGAGGTCCAGGAGTCGGAACCTGGATTATGTCCCGACTGCGAAACTGATACCATCGTCCACGATCCGGACCGCGGCGAGCGCGTGTGTGGTGAGTGCGGGCTCGTGCTGACCGAGGACCCGATCGACTACGGTCCGGAGTGGCGCGCGTTCAACGCTCAGGAACACGACGAACTCTCCCGGGTCGGTGCCCCCCTTACGCAGTCCATGCACGACCGGGGGCTGACGACGACGATCGACTGGCGCAACAAGGATGCAAACGGTCGCTCGATGTCGGCCGATAAGCACGGCCAACTCCACCGTCTGCGGGTCTGGCAGGAGCGCATTCGCACGAAGAACGCGGGCGAACGCAATCTCAAGTACGCACTCTCGGAGATCGATCGCATGGTCAGTGCACTCGGCGTCCCAAAGCCGGTTAAAGAGACCGCGAGCGTGATCTACCGGCGGGCACTCGAGCAAGACCTCATTCGCGGGCGTTCCATCGAGGGCGTCGCGACCAGTGCGCTCTACACCGCCTGCCGAAAGGAGGGCATTCCACGCAGTCTCGAGGAGGTTACATCCGTTTCGCGGGTCGATCAACGCGAGATCGGCCGCACCTACCGCTACATCGCGGACGAACTCGACATCAATCTCGAACCGACGAACCCCCGCCAGTTCGTGCCGCGGTTCTGTTCGGAACTCGACGTGAGCAAGGAGGTCGAAACCAGAGCGGTCGAGATCATCGACCAGACGACCGACCTGGGACTCCACTCCGGGAAGTCACCGACCGGATTCGCCGCGGCAGCGATCTACGCCGCCGGCTTGCTCTGTGACGAAACCATCCCGCAGCGCGCAGTTGCCGACACCGCGCAGACGACCGTGGTGACCGTCAGAAACCGCTACCGGGAACAGCTCGATGCGATCGATCAGTCGCCGGTTACATGA
- a CDS encoding DEAD/DEAH box helicase, producing the protein MTDERSSATRSGEHPPDDSDDTPSDTPSDDEDTGESTSASGTTSHSLSLESFHDACQQAGRPVLTAGAVARALDRPHEAISEDLDALTERGALERLSVSTDPVVWYPSELEDLTDRERVVVFPKRREIIVDRPDQFTRAQLAQFAHLADGNGEEGYRYVVRPEDIWQAPHDSFDELARTMRQALGQRSRALEDWVESQWDRAHQFRLTTHEEGYTVLEAKSPEVMGNVARQKLDEEHVHAPISETEDWVREGAEAAIKRILYEAGYPVQDHRELEAGEQLDIELGVSLRDYQQTWVDRFAEAGEGVFVGPPGSGKTVAAMGAMAHVGGETLVLVPSRDLARQWAEAIEEYTSLEPDQIGQYHGGQKNVRPVTIATYQIAGMDRHRSLFDDREWGLVVFDECQHVPSDVYRRSTHLQSRHRLGLSASPIREDDRQTEIFTLVGPPIGTDWQALFEAGFVAEPELEIRYVPWGDDEQSNAYASADGRERYRIAARNRGKIDEVRYLLSAHPGSKSLVFVDYLEQGRDLSDALDVPFLSGETPHHERRRLLEEFRRDERDLLIVSRVGDEGIDLPTADLAIVASGLGGSRRQGTQRAGRTMRPAGGALVYVLATRGTREEDFARRQLQHLGRKGMTVREETIEREDDASDGQ; encoded by the coding sequence GTGACCGACGAACGTTCGTCAGCGACACGAAGCGGCGAGCATCCCCCCGACGACTCCGACGACACCCCGTCTGACACACCTTCCGACGACGAGGACACCGGCGAGTCGACCTCAGCCAGTGGGACGACCAGCCACTCTCTCTCACTCGAGTCCTTCCACGACGCCTGCCAGCAGGCTGGCCGTCCCGTCCTCACCGCCGGCGCCGTCGCCCGTGCCCTGGACCGGCCCCACGAGGCGATCAGCGAGGACCTCGACGCACTCACAGAACGAGGGGCACTCGAGCGCCTCTCCGTCTCGACCGACCCCGTCGTCTGGTATCCGAGCGAACTCGAGGACCTGACCGATCGCGAGCGCGTGGTCGTCTTCCCGAAGCGCCGGGAGATCATCGTCGACCGCCCCGACCAGTTCACCCGCGCCCAGCTCGCGCAGTTCGCTCACCTCGCGGACGGCAACGGCGAGGAGGGCTACCGCTACGTCGTCAGACCGGAGGACATCTGGCAGGCCCCCCACGACTCCTTCGACGAACTCGCCCGAACCATGCGCCAGGCACTCGGCCAGCGCTCGCGGGCACTCGAGGACTGGGTCGAGAGCCAGTGGGATCGCGCCCATCAGTTCCGCCTCACGACGCACGAGGAGGGCTACACCGTGCTGGAGGCAAAGAGTCCCGAAGTGATGGGCAACGTCGCGCGCCAGAAACTCGACGAGGAGCACGTCCACGCCCCCATCTCTGAGACCGAAGACTGGGTTCGCGAGGGAGCGGAGGCTGCGATCAAGCGGATTCTCTACGAAGCGGGCTATCCCGTGCAGGACCACCGCGAGCTGGAGGCCGGCGAGCAGCTAGACATCGAGCTCGGTGTCTCGCTGCGCGACTACCAGCAGACGTGGGTCGACCGCTTCGCCGAGGCCGGCGAGGGCGTCTTCGTTGGCCCGCCGGGTAGCGGAAAGACGGTCGCTGCGATGGGTGCGATGGCCCACGTTGGCGGCGAGACACTGGTGCTGGTTCCAAGCCGTGATCTCGCGCGCCAGTGGGCCGAGGCCATCGAGGAGTACACCTCGCTCGAACCGGACCAGATCGGCCAGTACCACGGTGGCCAGAAGAACGTCCGGCCCGTTACAATTGCGACCTACCAGATCGCGGGGATGGATCGCCACCGGTCGCTGTTCGACGACCGCGAGTGGGGGCTCGTCGTGTTCGACGAGTGCCAACACGTGCCCTCGGACGTCTACCGGCGGAGTACACACCTGCAGTCCCGGCACCGCTTGGGACTCAGCGCAAGTCCAATCCGCGAGGACGACCGTCAGACCGAGATCTTCACACTCGTTGGTCCGCCAATCGGCACCGACTGGCAGGCGCTGTTCGAAGCCGGCTTCGTCGCCGAACCGGAACTCGAGATCCGCTACGTGCCGTGGGGCGACGACGAGCAGTCAAACGCCTACGCCTCCGCCGATGGCCGCGAGCGGTACCGCATCGCCGCCCGCAACCGGGGGAAGATCGACGAGGTCCGATACCTGCTCTCCGCACACCCCGGCTCGAAGTCGCTCGTCTTCGTCGACTACCTCGAACAGGGACGTGACCTCTCCGACGCGCTCGACGTCCCCTTCCTCAGCGGGGAGACCCCTCATCACGAGCGCCGGCGGCTACTCGAGGAGTTCCGTCGCGACGAGCGCGACCTGCTGATCGTTTCGCGCGTGGGTGACGAGGGAATCGACCTTCCGACGGCGGATCTGGCGATCGTCGCCTCCGGACTCGGTGGCTCGCGCCGGCAGGGGACCCAGCGCGCGGGGCGGACAATGCGGCCGGCAGGTGGCGCGCTCGTCTACGTGCTCGCGACGCGCGGGACGCGCGAGGAGGACTTCGCTCGGCGGCAGTTGCAGCATCTCGGCCGAAAGGGGATGACGGTGCGTGAGGAGACTATCGAGCGGGAAGACGACGCGAGTGACGGACAATAG
- a CDS encoding ATP-binding protein yields the protein MAVSEQREVLVGETADGTDLHLPVVELLTGRGFVTGKSGSGKSNTASVIAEELLEAGFPLLIVDTDGEYYGLKEEYEMLHAGADEECDIQIGPEHAEQMATLALEENVPVILDVSGYLDEDVANELLRKIARQLFVKEKKLKKPFLLVVEEVHEYIPEGGGVGETGNLLIKISKRGRKHGLGILGISQRPADVKKDFITQANWLVWHRLTWDNDTKVVGRIIDTEYSEMVSDLDDGQAFVQTDWTDIDVRKVQFRRKRTFDAGATPGLDDFERPELKSVSDALVGNLQDISERKDREQDRIHELENELEKKEKRIETLEDELESARDVSSAAKQMADALSGRSTVQTQLGGGSDEELRRLHEEVVELEDERDELADERDALETERDELREQLESREKRIESFEGTLESRAETVASLRSQRDRLRSRVRELERELRSGETASTGVAADSDTASAAEAESSTDTIVQAGGTPVELGYVTVDDEDEDEADGDTSDDIHPRFIVANDQDEYDLRDVVTLFETTWIGDRLHRASEGSRCTVETAAHVLEVLAREGALETEQIASRVDRSTVAVQSLLSELRTESILDRTEVRSYELAGPVRAKLHALATDEYDAEVPDEQTGNEDADADGDGDGDGDGDGDEGDQTQKDHKQDRRETHSH from the coding sequence ATGGCGGTGAGCGAGCAACGCGAGGTGCTCGTGGGCGAAACGGCCGACGGCACGGATCTACACCTGCCGGTCGTCGAACTGCTGACCGGCCGGGGATTCGTCACCGGCAAGTCCGGATCCGGGAAATCAAACACCGCTTCCGTCATCGCGGAGGAGTTGCTCGAGGCCGGCTTCCCCCTCCTCATTGTCGACACCGACGGCGAGTACTACGGCCTCAAAGAGGAGTACGAGATGCTCCACGCCGGGGCCGACGAGGAGTGTGACATCCAGATCGGGCCCGAGCACGCCGAACAGATGGCGACCCTCGCCTTAGAGGAGAACGTCCCCGTCATCCTCGACGTTTCGGGCTATCTGGACGAGGACGTTGCAAACGAGCTGTTGCGCAAGATCGCCCGCCAGCTGTTCGTCAAGGAGAAGAAACTCAAGAAACCGTTCCTGCTCGTCGTCGAGGAAGTTCACGAGTACATCCCCGAAGGCGGCGGCGTCGGCGAGACCGGCAACCTCCTGATCAAGATCAGCAAGCGCGGGCGCAAGCACGGCCTCGGCATCCTCGGCATCAGCCAGCGCCCCGCCGACGTCAAGAAGGACTTCATCACGCAGGCGAACTGGCTCGTCTGGCACCGCCTCACCTGGGACAACGACACCAAGGTCGTCGGCCGGATCATCGACACGGAATACTCGGAGATGGTCTCCGATCTCGACGACGGCCAGGCGTTCGTCCAGACCGACTGGACCGATATCGACGTCCGCAAGGTCCAGTTCCGCCGCAAGCGCACCTTCGACGCCGGCGCGACGCCCGGTCTCGACGACTTCGAGCGCCCCGAACTCAAGTCCGTCTCCGACGCCCTCGTCGGCAACTTACAGGACATCTCAGAACGCAAGGACCGCGAACAGGACCGCATCCACGAACTCGAGAACGAACTCGAGAAGAAAGAGAAACGAATCGAGACCTTAGAGGACGAACTCGAGTCGGCCCGCGACGTCTCGAGTGCGGCGAAGCAGATGGCCGACGCGCTGAGCGGCCGGAGTACGGTGCAGACGCAACTTGGCGGCGGAAGCGATGAGGAGTTGCGGCGATTGCACGAAGAGGTCGTCGAACTGGAGGATGAGCGGGACGAACTGGCGGACGAGCGAGATGCGTTGGAGACCGAGCGCGACGAACTACGCGAGCAACTCGAGTCCCGCGAGAAACGCATCGAGTCGTTCGAGGGGACACTCGAGTCGCGCGCGGAGACGGTAGCGAGTTTGCGGTCCCAGCGGGATCGGTTGCGGTCGCGGGTGCGAGAGCTGGAACGGGAGCTTCGTAGCGGCGAAACTGCGTCTACTGGTGTCGCTGCTGATTCAGACACAGCCTCCGCCGCTGAAGCGGAGTCCTCGACTGACACAATCGTGCAAGCGGGCGGCACGCCGGTCGAACTCGGCTACGTGACCGTCGACGACGAGGACGAGGACGAGGCGGACGGCGATACCAGTGACGACATCCACCCCCGATTTATCGTCGCTAACGACCAGGACGAGTACGACCTGCGCGATGTCGTCACGCTCTTCGAGACCACCTGGATCGGCGACCGGCTCCACCGTGCCAGCGAGGGCTCTCGCTGTACCGTCGAAACCGCCGCCCACGTGCTGGAGGTGCTCGCGCGCGAGGGTGCACTCGAGACGGAGCAGATCGCGAGCAGGGTCGATCGGTCGACGGTGGCAGTCCAGAGCCTGCTTTCGGAGCTCCGAACGGAGTCGATTCTCGATCGGACGGAGGTACGGTCGTACGAACTCGCGGGTCCAGTGCGGGCGAAGTTACACGCATTGGCGACCGACGAGTACGACGCGGAGGTTCCTGATGAACAGACAGGGAACGAGGACGCCGACGCCGATGGAGACGGAGACGGAGACGGGGACGGAGACGGGGACGAGGGCGATCAGACACAGAAAGACCACAAACAGGACCGGCGAGAAACTCACTCCCACTGA
- a CDS encoding DegT/DnrJ/EryC1/StrS family aminotransferase → MYRWQGLRAGFQIDDSGTPSLLVTSLPTQQPTGIERFIDRYADEYHFYGSGKVALRDGLAGLVDGARSQNVLVPAYLPDGVVEPLRELEVEPRYYAVEPTLAPDFVDLERRLDEDTLAVMSVNYFGFPQPGLAELESIVADADCYHIDDNAHAPLSVDHGTLLGTRGDIGITSLWKLLPIPNGAILYCTDESVSDRYEPSPLAGIRGRVDASDCRYILKSVIQEFLDTAPPVRHSVDALLTGRRSGSTTPTVGSPADRYEAWKTQMSTLSAYLANDIDPTEIRQTRRDNFRIWRHILDDYDTLDPVFDSLPDGICPQAFPVRTDDARAFIAELERVGVDGVHTWPRLAGTVLENPAYETATRLSREIVTLPVHQHVDSAALESVGDALQWE, encoded by the coding sequence GTGTATCGGTGGCAAGGATTGCGAGCTGGCTTTCAAATCGATGATAGCGGGACACCATCGTTGCTCGTGACATCGCTGCCGACCCAGCAGCCAACCGGCATTGAACGGTTCATCGACCGCTACGCCGACGAGTATCACTTCTACGGTTCCGGAAAGGTCGCACTACGAGACGGACTCGCCGGACTCGTCGACGGGGCCCGCTCACAGAACGTGCTCGTCCCGGCGTACCTGCCGGACGGCGTCGTCGAACCACTTCGCGAACTCGAGGTAGAGCCGCGATACTACGCCGTCGAACCGACGCTCGCCCCAGATTTCGTCGACCTGGAGCGACGGCTGGACGAAGACACGCTCGCCGTCATGTCGGTAAACTACTTCGGCTTTCCCCAGCCTGGCCTCGCGGAACTCGAGTCAATCGTTGCAGACGCCGACTGCTACCACATCGACGACAACGCCCACGCCCCGTTGAGCGTCGACCACGGCACACTGCTCGGAACCCGCGGCGACATCGGCATCACGAGTCTCTGGAAACTGCTGCCGATTCCGAACGGAGCGATTCTCTACTGTACCGACGAATCGGTCAGCGACCGCTACGAACCGTCGCCGCTCGCGGGTATCCGCGGGCGCGTCGACGCGTCTGACTGTCGGTATATCCTCAAATCGGTAATTCAGGAGTTCCTCGACACGGCACCACCTGTCCGCCACTCCGTCGACGCGTTACTCACCGGGCGACGTAGCGGTTCCACCACGCCGACCGTCGGCAGCCCCGCAGACCGGTACGAAGCGTGGAAGACACAGATGTCAACGCTTTCAGCCTACCTCGCGAACGATATCGACCCCACGGAGATTCGGCAGACGCGGCGGGACAACTTCCGCATCTGGCGGCACATTCTCGACGACTACGACACCCTTGACCCGGTCTTCGACTCGCTGCCTGACGGCATCTGCCCCCAGGCGTTTCCGGTTCGAACCGACGACGCCCGCGCGTTCATCGCTGAACTCGAGCGCGTCGGCGTCGACGGCGTCCATACCTGGCCGCGCCTCGCCGGCACCGTCCTCGAGAATCCCGCGTACGAAACGGCGACCCGGCTCTCGCGAGAAATCGTGACACTGCCGGTCCACCAGCACGTCGATTCGGCAGCACTCGAGTCGGTCGGTGATGCGCTTCAGTGGGAGTGA
- a CDS encoding alkaline phosphatase family protein: MDDSTDEPGLRLLVVGLDAGCRPILHRLFENGEVPTLQQLFDNSASGPLESQIPPWTASAWPSMYTGKNPGKHGVFDFLSFDGYDWDVVNSTHVRERPVWELLSDHGISSVVVNVPVTHPAREFDGALIPGMTAPEDPDCHPEGILEDVKLACGDYRIYPQSGPEPDRSIEGYERTLELRGKAFRYLCRRIEPGFGFLQFQLTDSVFHERPGDKKAIEAVYREVDRQLEATLEETDPDNILVVSDHGMGPVSGPEFRVNEFLRDQGYLDGQKGGEGMPNWSTAWENDLLEGEDASEHEAGAVERAMNAAARVGITTQRVASALEYVGLKEPIGRRVPNDMIRAASEQVDFPNSMVYMRSKSELGLRINLEGREPNGQVPADDYERVRDEVIDALADVRTPDGEPVFDAVAPREAYFDGPYVEHAPDIVTVPADFDTAVAADLGQAQFGEPMEAWNHKQTGVVATSGEAFDERAGVAGATIFDIAPTICSLFDVPIDAEMDGTTLPVIEESSRTEYPAYEPDPITVTDDRAVEDRLSDLGYL; encoded by the coding sequence ATGGACGATTCGACAGACGAACCTGGGCTTCGATTGCTGGTCGTCGGTCTCGACGCCGGCTGTCGGCCAATTCTCCATCGACTGTTCGAGAATGGCGAGGTTCCGACGCTCCAGCAACTGTTCGACAACAGCGCTAGCGGGCCACTCGAGTCCCAGATTCCGCCGTGGACGGCCAGCGCCTGGCCGTCGATGTACACCGGGAAGAACCCCGGCAAACACGGCGTCTTCGACTTCCTTTCTTTCGATGGCTACGACTGGGACGTGGTGAACTCGACGCACGTGCGCGAACGCCCTGTCTGGGAACTGCTCTCCGACCACGGCATCTCGAGTGTCGTCGTCAACGTGCCGGTCACCCACCCCGCACGGGAGTTCGACGGCGCACTGATTCCGGGGATGACCGCACCCGAAGACCCCGACTGCCATCCGGAAGGGATACTCGAGGACGTGAAGCTCGCCTGCGGTGACTACCGGATCTACCCCCAGAGCGGTCCCGAACCGGACCGATCGATCGAGGGCTACGAACGGACCCTCGAACTCCGCGGGAAAGCGTTTCGCTACCTCTGTCGGCGCATCGAGCCCGGCTTTGGCTTTCTCCAGTTCCAGCTCACTGACTCCGTCTTCCACGAACGTCCGGGCGACAAGAAGGCCATCGAGGCAGTCTACCGCGAAGTCGACCGCCAGCTCGAAGCAACACTCGAGGAGACCGACCCCGACAACATCCTGGTCGTTAGCGACCACGGGATGGGGCCCGTCTCCGGCCCCGAGTTCCGGGTCAACGAATTCCTGCGCGACCAGGGCTACCTGGACGGCCAGAAGGGCGGCGAGGGAATGCCAAACTGGTCGACCGCCTGGGAGAACGATCTGCTGGAAGGCGAGGACGCGAGCGAGCACGAGGCGGGCGCGGTAGAACGGGCGATGAACGCCGCGGCCAGGGTCGGGATCACGACCCAGCGCGTTGCGAGTGCACTCGAGTACGTCGGGCTCAAGGAGCCGATCGGGCGACGGGTACCCAACGATATGATCCGTGCGGCGAGCGAGCAGGTCGACTTCCCGAATTCGATGGTCTACATGCGCTCGAAGAGTGAGCTTGGGTTACGGATCAATCTCGAGGGGCGCGAGCCGAACGGGCAGGTGCCAGCTGATGACTACGAGCGGGTGCGAGACGAGGTGATCGACGCGCTGGCGGACGTGCGAACGCCGGACGGTGAGCCGGTGTTCGACGCCGTCGCGCCGCGGGAAGCCTACTTCGACGGCCCGTACGTCGAGCACGCGCCGGATATCGTCACCGTCCCGGCCGACTTCGATACAGCCGTCGCCGCCGACCTCGGACAGGCGCAGTTCGGCGAGCCGATGGAGGCCTGGAACCACAAGCAAACCGGCGTGGTGGCGACGTCAGGCGAGGCGTTCGACGAGCGTGCCGGCGTCGCGGGTGCGACGATCTTCGATATCGCACCGACGATCTGCTCGCTGTTCGACGTGCCCATCGATGCCGAGATGGACGGGACCACACTTCCGGTGATCGAGGAGAGTTCGCGCACGGAGTACCCGGCCTACGAACCCGACCCGATCACCGTGACCGACGACCGGGCGGTCGAAGACCGTCTCTCTGATCTGGGGTACCTATGA
- a CDS encoding lipid II:glycine glycyltransferase FemX has translation MSIEITELDPWQDADEWDRYVERSDGTNPFFRADAIRLQAQDTETTPHLLVGFKGQEAVGIFPIFEFTRGPVTGAFSPAPQSWSCYLGPALLNVDKLKQRKADRRIKRFLEGCFEWLETELSPLYTQFAAAEFDDVRPFVWNKYNVEPEYTYVVDLEGSEDDLLDRFSSDARSNIRNADEDAYTIEEGDTDDVERIVEQVAARYENQGRAFHLSPEFARSLHRTLPDGSLRPYVCRVDGEFLGGILVVESKTTRYRWQGGVRPDADTTVSTDLAINDLLDWHVMRDGLRDGLEYYDLVGAGVPSINRYKAKFNPRLVTNYVITSGAFGFDLVVDRYRKYR, from the coding sequence ATGAGTATCGAGATTACCGAACTCGACCCGTGGCAAGACGCCGACGAGTGGGACCGGTACGTCGAGCGCTCGGACGGGACGAACCCGTTCTTTCGTGCGGACGCGATCCGGCTGCAGGCACAGGACACGGAGACGACGCCGCACCTGCTCGTCGGCTTCAAGGGCCAGGAGGCGGTCGGCATCTTTCCGATCTTCGAGTTCACCAGAGGACCGGTCACGGGCGCGTTTTCGCCTGCCCCGCAGTCGTGGTCGTGTTACCTCGGCCCCGCCCTACTGAACGTCGACAAGCTCAAACAGCGCAAGGCTGACCGGCGAATCAAGCGCTTCCTCGAAGGCTGTTTCGAGTGGCTCGAAACCGAACTCTCGCCGCTGTACACCCAGTTCGCCGCCGCCGAGTTCGACGACGTTCGCCCGTTCGTCTGGAACAAGTACAACGTAGAGCCGGAATACACCTACGTCGTCGACCTCGAAGGCTCCGAAGACGATCTCCTCGACCGATTCAGCAGCGACGCACGGAGCAACATCCGAAACGCCGACGAGGACGCCTACACCATCGAGGAGGGCGACACCGACGACGTCGAACGAATCGTCGAGCAGGTCGCCGCCCGCTACGAGAACCAGGGGCGCGCGTTCCACCTCAGCCCAGAGTTCGCCCGATCACTTCACCGCACGCTTCCCGACGGTTCGCTCCGTCCCTACGTCTGCCGCGTGGATGGTGAGTTTCTCGGCGGTATTCTCGTCGTTGAGTCCAAGACGACCCGCTACCGGTGGCAGGGTGGTGTCAGACCCGACGCAGACACCACCGTCAGCACCGATCTCGCCATCAACGACCTCCTCGACTGGCACGTCATGCGCGACGGTCTCCGGGATGGACTCGAGTACTACGATCTCGTCGGGGCGGGTGTGCCGAGCATCAACCGCTACAAAGCGAAGTTCAACCCCCGCCTGGTGACGAACTACGTGATCACCTCGGGGGCGTTCGGGTTCGATCTGGTGGTGGATCGATATCGGAAGTATCGGTAA